A single Phycisphaerales bacterium DNA region contains:
- a CDS encoding GntG family PLP-dependent aldolase produces MKMIDLRSDTVTRPTKEMLSAMTRAELGDDVLGDDPTVIRLQEVFAQRVGKAAACFVPTGTMANQTAIRAHCEPGDEIIAHADSHIIHYETGGPAALSGCMIRPLSGERGQFDVEDLEAAVRPVGIHAPNSRLLEIENTQNRGGGSVWALDRLRRVTKRGRELGLKLHLDGARLWNAHVASGVSMAEYASHFDTVSCCFSKGLGTPAGSIVGGDVETIRRVARFRKMFGGAMRQAGILAGAALYAMEHHVQRLAEDHANARRLAEGIANIKGLSLHPEQAKHGVESNLVFFDLSPSLPMTAADLSAKLRSNGVLIMATAARRMRAVTHLDASREQVEQVLKVLADAVR; encoded by the coding sequence ATGAAGATGATCGACCTGCGCAGCGACACGGTGACCCGGCCGACCAAGGAAATGCTCAGCGCCATGACGCGGGCGGAGCTGGGGGATGACGTGCTGGGGGATGACCCCACGGTGATCCGGCTGCAGGAGGTGTTCGCGCAGCGGGTGGGCAAGGCGGCCGCGTGCTTTGTGCCCACCGGCACGATGGCGAACCAGACGGCGATCCGGGCCCACTGCGAGCCGGGGGATGAGATCATCGCCCACGCCGACAGCCACATCATCCATTACGAGACCGGCGGCCCCGCGGCGTTGTCGGGCTGCATGATCCGCCCGCTGAGCGGCGAGCGCGGGCAGTTTGATGTCGAGGACCTCGAGGCCGCCGTGAGGCCGGTGGGGATCCACGCGCCCAACTCACGGCTGCTGGAGATCGAGAACACGCAGAACCGCGGCGGCGGCTCGGTGTGGGCGCTTGACCGCCTGCGGCGGGTCACGAAGCGCGGGCGCGAGCTGGGGCTGAAGCTGCACCTGGACGGGGCCCGCCTGTGGAACGCGCATGTGGCCAGCGGCGTGTCCATGGCCGAGTACGCCTCGCACTTCGACACCGTGTCGTGCTGCTTCAGCAAGGGGCTTGGCACGCCGGCGGGGTCGATCGTGGGCGGGGACGTGGAGACCATCCGGCGGGTGGCGCGGTTCCGCAAGATGTTCGGGGGGGCGATGCGGCAGGCGGGCATTCTGGCGGGGGCGGCGCTGTACGCGATGGAGCACCACGTGCAGCGGCTGGCGGAGGACCACGCGAATGCCAGGCGCCTGGCCGAAGGCATCGCGAACATCAAGGGGCTCAGCCTGCACCCCGAGCAGGCGAAGCACGGGGTTGAGAGCAACCTGGTGTTCTTCGACCTTTCGCCCAGCCTGCCGATGACGGCAGCGGACCTGTCGGCAAAGCTGCGTTCCAACGGCGTGCTGATCATGGCGACGGCGGCCCGGCGGATGCGGGCGGTCACGCACCTGGACGCAAGCCGCGAACAGGTGGAGCAGGTGCTGAAGGTGCTGGCAGACGCGGTGAGGTAA